DNA sequence from the Penicillium psychrofluorescens genome assembly, chromosome: 3 genome:
AAGACGGACCTTTTCGCACGACTCGTGGTATTTGCCGTTGCAGTGCTGCGCCCTGGGAGTTAGCATTGACTGCCTGTTCAAGCGTTCGGGAAGCACTTGCCTTCACGCAATCATAGTAATGGGGCTTGCACCCCTTATTGGGGCCGCCCTTAGCCGGCTGGGGTCCTCCGTTGAAATTTCCGTCTTGGACGATAGCACCGTCATCCGCGACGGTCTCGGCCGGGGAGGCGATTGCCAGCGCGGCGAAGAGGAGGGTCAGGTGGGTCCAGGGACGCATTTTGAGGAGTGAGTATCTGGCAAGAAGGTACTCAGTATTGAATGTAGATGGGTGTGTAAGTTATCAGACAGGGCATATGGTCCCTTTTATAGATCGACGGTAactctccctctccctcatcccTGACACAGCTCTGTGTCTTACGACAGCTCGAAGTGACCGACTAGGTATCTGCCCCTCTCGCTTCGAGTTGCTCACTGGCAATCTCGCGTCCACGACGGTCAGTCTTACTAGGTTGGGAGCAGAATTAAGTGTCAGTTTGATTCCCTCTTGTGCAACATCGCATCCCTGGCCGGTTACGAGTCTGATGGGTAGAGGCATCAAGCAAGCAAACAACGGCCTTCGCCAAATGCTTATGCTTATGTCTAACCGAGTGGTTCGGTCCTGCAGTCAGCATGGAGGTGACTGAGCAGTTGAAACTTGGGGTTTCACTGCAGAGCCTTGGATCTGTTTGGGGAACTATATGCTCCGAATAATAGACCACACCCGAATATTCCCAGACACTCGATCCTGCATGGCCTGTGTGCATGGCAGAATTTAGTCCAGGCCTCCATCTGGGTACTCGAGTCAATCCAGCATGCGAAATAGTAACGCAGCCTTGATTCAGTCACGTAACTCCTACTCTAAGGTGCCTCCCACCCTAAACGCCCAAACTCCGCGCCATACGTCCCTTGACATTCCCATCCTCCACGAACCGTTCCATCTGGCGCACACCCCACAAGTCACCCTGACAATACACCTTGATGGTCAGCGTAGCCTTGGCCAGGGTCTCCTTCTGTTTGAGCCTGAGTAACGCTCTCTGCCTCCGTCTCTCCTCCATAATAACCGCCcacctcgccctcgcctccttcagccgccgccgccgctccCTCCATGCCCGCCTCCACATAACGGCCTGATGCATCATCATCAGGTTCCGGTCATCGATCCACCCCCAGTGCCGGCACTGGTTTGGCCAGGAACAGGGGCAGTCTGTGGACGATGGCGCCGTGCCGTCCGCGTCGGCCATGTCCCACTGCCACCTCCGCAGCTGGTGCATGTCCTCTGCGTCGCGGCAGAGAGTTAGCACACTCGATCGAGAGAGGTAGTGTTGACGGACGTGATAGTCGACCTGGTAGTGTGCGAAGAGAACAGCAAGCTCCGCATCGGGCTTGGGGTGCTTCGAGAGAGCTGAATTGAGCTTTGTTTCGACTAGTTCGTAGTATTGTTCGCGCTGGGAGACGGTGATGCGTTTCCAGTAGGATGGGTCCTTCGGTCGGGTCGCGCTGTCGAGGGGAGAGATGAACTCGTCTCTTGAGGGGTTGGTCGTGAAGAAGGGTGGGTAGTACGTGGTGATGTAGATGCCCGAGTCAACGTCAGTCGTCATGCTCGCTTCGGTGACTGCGATGCGGCATTTGGTGCAGCCCAGTGCTTCTTGGAGTGCATTCAGCTGGGTGGTGGTTAGTGATGAGACTATGATAAAAGTGTAGGCTGCATACCatcttttcctcctccctctccttccattctttctcttccacaatagccgcctcggccttcCTGTCGATCGTGTCGGGTGGCACCTCTGTGGTGGTCATAGTACCAAGAACTCCCATACTGCAATCAACCGCCTGGACAGATGTAGGTAAAAGGTGTGCAGACCACAGCAGATTCACCGGGCATGTCCTTATATCACACCGGAGGGAAAGGCAGTGAATTCGTGTCTCATTGACAACAACACAAAGAAGGAGATACAATAATCCATGGATGGCAGTCGCTGTCAATCCAGGGTATTCACTGTTCCAGACACAATAAAGCGACCAAAATAGACCATACGTGAATGGATCATGGTTGTTCTTTGTTTATAAGTTTCTTTGTCACGATCAACTGACTGCAGTCATCTGAGCGGAAGAATGGCGGATGTGGGGCGTGACTCGATCACTAACCCAACAGTACAGAAAGTCATCAGGGTGGTTTGGGGCATTCCTCTGGTGATGGTTTAGGGCGGGATCGGGCTGACTCGAAGTTGAGGAATAGTATATGTGTGCCTCAGGCACCTCTTTCCTAAAAAGGAAGGCACACTATGTCACTCATGTTCAGTAAACAACGTATAGAGTAAATATTGAACTATACTCGTAGTAATGGCCTGCTCGAATAGTAACCACCAAAGTACAAAACAACCGATCCCACCCTTCCACACATTCCTACCCTCCCAGCCTGCCTCTCTCTTCGCATCCACACTCCACCACGCAGCAACCGATTCACAGTTCCATCTGCATTCTGCTCACCATGAGTACCTACACGCACACAAACCTCACAGGCAACAGCACATTCACCGAAGAAACCCAGATCGACAAAGCCTCGCTGGCCATGCCGATGCTCTGTCTGCTCTTTGCTTTCCTCTTCATCGTGTGCCTATACTACCAAGTTTTCTGGAAATGCACCAAACGAGGTATTCGCTTGGTTCGCCGTGCTAATAGACTAGCGCGCCGCAAGATTGGGCAGTGGAATAGAAACCTGCGTGAAGGACGTGGGCTCTTTCAGGAAATCAACAACCACCCGAACAGAAACACGTATGAGCTTGATGAGGTAGTGTCTCTGAGTGATTCGTGGattttatcttcttcatcttcatcttctaATTGCTCCTCGTCTTATTTGGAACATGCTTCTGGTTCTGGTGCCTCTCTGATATCCTGCCCGGCTGATGAGAGCAACGCTCACCATGGCACCGATCTTGAACCAGATTATGGTGGTTTCACATTCAACAAGGTCACTTGGTCCAGCCAAGATACAACACTGGTCAACCCAGCGGAGCTTCCACCTATTAGCAGCGACCAAATCGCTGAGGATTCGCATAACACTTCACccaacaccagcagcaacgaTAACGTTGACGCTGTCGTTTTCGTGACGGGCCCCGACACCCCTAAGGCGCAGTGGGGGCTTCCGGCTTACATCCGAGGGGCTGATGGACCGGGTGCTTTTGTGGATCGTATTGTAGATTGGGCAGTTCAGCGGTTCATGGGGGGAGCGGCCGATAGCTTCCTCCTGCGACACCAGCTGGTTCCAAGTGATCACGTTCTGCCGACCGAAGATGATCACGAAGACACCAGCCTAGGCCATGCTGCTTGACTTCACCAAAGGTATGACACTTTGTTCTGGTTGGTGCGGGGATGGCTTATCAGGGCTAATGCGGCATCGCTGTAAGGGATCCATCTAGAGCTGACAAGGGTCGGTGCAAGGATTGTATGGGTCGAGCACTGTGTGGCGCTGTTAGGGTCGGAATCCCTCACACAACCTAGAACAGGATTGGAAAAAGTCTTTCGGATTTCATTTGTTTCATACCAGGAGTTGCGAAGATTGTATTCGAGGGCATACTAAGAACAGCAGTAACATTTTTTGGTCATTTCATTCGTCTATCGTCTAAGATCGTGCTCAGATTAAACGCTTGTGCAAATCAATTTACGGGGCACAGTAGCCACCGTCGACGATAATGTCAGCGCCCGTGGTGTAGCTCGATGCATCCGACGCCAGGTATAGGTAGGCGCCCTTCAGCTCGTGGGCCATGCCCTCCCGGCCCATGGGGATCTTGTCACGCCAGATGTTCTTCGTCTCCTGCGGCACGAAGTTCGAGATCTCTGTGGCGATGTAGCCCGGAGAGATGGTGTTGGCACGCGCATATCGGACCCATTCAACGGAGAGAGATTTGCCTGACGGCCAGTTAGTAAAGCGATGAAGTACGGGTCCATTGTCCAACTTACAGAGGTGGATGACACCGGTCTTGGCGGCGTTGTAGGCAGCCTGCATCTGAGGGAAGTTGACAATGTGGCCGCTCATGGAGGCAGTAGCGACGAAGCTGCCGTAGGTAAAGTTGGACAGCTTGTTGCCGTTGGCGTCGGTaccctcctccttctggcGGCGCCAGTGAGTGGCCGCGGCCTTGGCGCAGTAGAAGGTACCATCGAGGTCAATGCCGACCACCTTGCGATAGTGGTCGAGCGGGCCGTCGACCATGGGGCCCTCAGTCCAGGGAATAccggcgttggcgatgaaCACATCCAGGCGGCCATTGAAGTCCTTGACGGCCTGGTTGACGGCCTTTTCGACGGCCTCGGGGTCGGTGATCTGGACCTGGTACGCCTTGGCTAGGAAAAAGTCAGTAGGGtaaccaaaaaaaaagagcacTGGAAACGTGACGTACCCTGCACACCGTACTTGGAggcgatctcggcggcgcgTTCCGTGCACTTGGTGTTGGAGTTATACCACATGGCGACGTTTGCGCCGGCTTCTGCCAGACCCTGAGCGACCGCCAGACCGATaccggcgccggcgccggtCACAATGGCGGTCTTGCCCTTGAGCGAGAACATGCTCATCAGGCTGGGGTGCTCAGGTGGGGCAGTGTTGTTGTGGACGAAGAGTCCATTCTGAATTGGGTTGGCAGCCATGGCGTCAACAATGATGGAAATAATCAAAAGGCAAATGAAAAAGATAAAAGAACTTCCAGAGGGGGGCCGCGATGGGGAAATGACTGTTTTATAGGACTGGAGGGGCAAGTTCTGGAAGAAAACGCCACTAAAGCAGTAGCAGACGGTGAGCTACACTGGTGGGGGGAGGGCAGGAGGCGCCCTGGCCTGGTGGAGAAAGCTATGACATTGTCTGCCGGTGTTCTCGACTGCTGGCCAGTGGTTCCTGTGGATAAATGACGCTATGTGACCCCAGACCAGGACGATCAGAGGACGGGCCATTTTGGCGGAGAGCGAAGGTGGGATGCAGTGAGTGCATCACAACGCAAGGAGCACGTCATTCGTGGACAGAGGGAAGATCGAAGCGAACGGCCATGATCGGCTAGAATCGAGGATTTCCTTGAAACTGTTCCATGCgtggaagagagacagagaaagagggcGGTGAAGATTTAGGTCTAGGAAGGTCAGATGACCTTTCGATGAATTCTGTTGACGCCGGTCGAGGCAGAGGTAGAACGAGGAGAGGTACGTGCGGATGTAGCTGGATCTATTCCTGGACCCATCTAGAGCGAGCGACCGATCCAGCGCGGAGATTTAAGCGTTCCTTTCCGCTGACACTTTCACGATGGAGAGCTGTGGACACCTTGACCAGATCTACGGCAACTGGGCCCCGAGGGATGATCTCAGCGGCTCCCTTAACTTACCCTCGCCGGCTGACCATAGAGCTGCGATCGTGAAATCATCCAGCAAATTGGCTGTGCTAAAACTGTGCTCTAAAAAGCTCTCATCTACATAGCTCCCAACATGCGGTCAAAGATCAATTAGCGGGACAGCGGCCATTCTTCGCGGCTGGCCGAATCAACATGGTCTCTCCCGGAAATTGACGACAAGAGCTTCATTCCAGTGACTGAGAGAAGTCCCCAGGCCACGCAACGGCCCACTAGGACGAGCAGATTCCAATCCGATGTCACCGGCGGCAAtggaagggggaggggcCAAGTGTGGCCGCCAACATTCTTCACGCCCTAGCCACCGATGCGGTTTACATTCCATGGCGGTCCGATCAATGACTCGCCATAACAAACGACGACAGCGGCTGCCCGGCAATGTGACCCTCTGTCGTTGCCATCTCGAGGTTCTACTCTTGTTTCCTGCCTCCCGTATCCAGACAAAAGCAAAGGCGCGCCGAACGCTGCAAGGGCAAGCCGTCTTGCTCGACATCTACGGATGACAGGCTAAAGGGAGCATCCCTGCTGCGAACGCGCTTGCTCGGATTCAATAACCACCTCGGTGGGTGCTTGCCAGGATGACCCTCATACTGGGCTTGAGTGCCGTtgtcgccatctccgccgcaTCCGCAaccgtcttcgtcgtcgtctcgGTGGTGGGGATCGTGGTCTGGGTCAGAGTGCGTAAGGAGCGCCATGCGCTGAAGCTGCTCAGCATCAACGAGAGGCAGCGTGTCAGCACACATCCCACGAGACAAGACACGGTGACGGAACTATCTCGTGAGGAGGGAAGTGCACTGACAGAATATGGACAGCTGCCCTACGGCAAACCAGCAGAATGGGGCCAGCCAGCCTCACGAGAGAGCCTCCTTCGGTCCAAAAACGGCTCGGATTCGTCGTTCCCACTACTCACAGAGAAGGCTCGCTCACTTCGCAACTCCTTGTCACGCTCTCGCTCCAAACGACTGTCGAGGTCGTCGCATAAACACCGCCGGCTGAGCTCGCTGATCACCTTGAGCGAGACCCCCAACCGATGGCCCAGCGCGTCGCCTAAGATATCATTTTCAAAAGACGACGTACCTCTATCAGCAGTGGAAGGAGCTCTCGAGCTGCCTGCAGAGCGGACTCCGGAACAGACCCCGGATATTAGCGAAGATGACACTGGGTTTCACGGCATGCGACCCATGTCACCGGCATGGCCTCTGCCGTCTCAACGGGACCGTAGCAGTATCTTCCCACTGTTGGAAGATAACGGTCCCCACAACATGTTCGATCCGCCTCCCAGAATCTTCGAAGATAACGACTCCCGACGGAGTCGAGGGGCCAGCATCATCAGTCAGACGGCGGGTGAAATGCCCGACCAGCccattcctccaccaccgccagcgGCGCGTCAGTCGAATCGATACATTTACGCCCCCAATGAGGCGTCCATTcgtttctcttccatcaGCCTGGATACCATGGCCAGCTCGATCTTAGAAGATAGCAGGATTGGCCCACTGTCTACCTCCACCGACCTCACCTCGCCCATTTACTCCTCGGGTGGCACGTGTGTACCATTCAGTGCCAACGACGTTGGAGTCAAAGATGGCCGAAGAAGCTTCATCTCGACAAACAGCTCCGTGCCATCTCATCTACTTCCTGtccgttcttcttctatcGCGGAATCTGCCCGCACGAGATCTATGGAGCTCACGACACCCCGGCGCAGTTTGACTGAACGATGTTCAAGCAGCAACAGTGAACGCTACAATGCGCCGCCACGCCGTAGTGAATCCTTGTCATCAAACCCGCTGAATCGGCATTCTTCCTTACGAAGTGCCTCGGGCTCGATTTCTGGGTTCCACAGCTCGCGTCCTCCCAGTTGGCGCTCTTCGGTAGGCTCGCTTGTGCCGCAATTCAGCCAGTTCCAATGTGAGACCGTCTACGAAGGTGAACAGCAGCGGGAAAATGACCCTTTCGGCGTCGGATCACATCGAAATGTGCTTCCTACAATAGAGTCTCCCCGACAAAATGACGCAGGGGTCCATCGTCCTCAAAGCCCGATGCACCGTTCCAGTTTGTCTCAACGGGGACCTCCGCCATCCGCAATGAAGAGTGTGATCTCGCAGCGAAAGGGTCACAGGCGACAAAACTGCGTGCGCATTTCGATTCATCCCCCGGTGGCCTTCGGAGCACCGCCGTTCTCGCCAACTGTCGAAGAGGAACCAGAGGATCTCGACCAGATGGAGGAAGTCGATCTGCGTGAAATCACAATTAATCAACCGCCACAGACGCAGACTCCAACTAATGCCGCCTCTCCTCTCCATGCTTCCAGGTACGGCAAGTACGGCAGCCAACGTGCAAAACTGCAACAAGCCGCAAAGTCACTTGGTCCACTGGCGGAAGAGCCGTACAAGCAGAGCCCATCAAAAAAGAGGAAGCACGCTCCCAGCGACTCGATTGATCTCCCACCCTCTGTCGAGAAAGGCCGCGTGCTGCCTGAAATCCTTACCTCACTGCCGCCTTCTACCGGCCCCGTCAGTGCCCTAAGTCACACGCCTTCTCCCGAGAGAGTCCCACCGGTATGGGCCATGTCCGAGAACGCAGCGTCGCCAATATCTCCCGTCCCTGGGAGCCCACGGCGGACGGCAGTGAAGGGTCCACGCAGTCAGCCCCCATCAACTCCACGATCCGCCCGCAGCAAATCAGTAGTCGAGGTCAACCGAACAGACATGCCACTGACAACGACGGTCACAAACACATCCGGCTCGCCAACGCGCGCACCTCTCGCTTCCAACGAATTCCGCGCGTCCAACGAGTCCCTGTGCCGGACCAGGACCGACGCACGCTCTTATCGACGATATCGCGATTCGCAAGACACACTCTCCAGTAACCGCGACTCAATAATCATCGTTCCCTCGTCGCCCGTGCACAGCAACCGGGTGAAGGACCGCGTCACCATCTGGGAAGATGCTACTCGTCAGGGCTCGCCGCCGAAACAGTCCACCGTGAACTTTATTCATAAACCTGGCGgctctgctgctgatgactCCTCGAGCACGCCCCGTTCCATTGCAAAGGATGATCACAGGCCCCCATCTCGCATGGGCAGTCGCCGTGCCCCGAACTCACCGACAAAACGGGGCCTCACTACTCCGACGGGGAAGAGTGTCGGTCTAGGCATTGGGGCTACCACGCCAGGTAGTTTGTACGATGGCGAGGGCTTCTTAAAAGAATGAGGTTCTTTTTTGCGCTGTTATTTCTTCTGTTTTCcgctcctcggcctcagcTCGGAGTTTCAAGGCGGACTTTATaattgctttctttcttcttggttttGATATAATGACGCTGGAGCAGCTCGCCTTTTGACGTGTAACGtgcgctttttcttcttttctcttcctttttttcttctctatcCTCCAATATCCATGGCTCTATCCTAGGGTAGTTGTAATTCAAAAATAAAGTTTCTTCCGTCTCTATCTCTTCGTGCAAATGAAGAGGACAAGTTAAAAATAAAACAGCCGACACTCCAGTTCTTTTTATGTAGTCTACAGCCCATCTAATCCGTCCTCTGCCACTTCgtctcatcatcatcctccatctgctcatcctcatcaccctccTCTCTAGCCCGGACAGTCCCCGCGCCAGGAccaagaggaagagaaggcgGTTCACCTCCAGCAATCCAGTTCCCCTCCTCATCAAAAAATTCATGCATGTTCTCCGCAGTAATCCACCCCGAGCTCCCGTCCACGGGCGGAGGCAGTCCACCATCCGTCGTCCGCGTAGCCATCAGCCCAGCTTGAAACAGCGCATTCCCAtgttcttcctcggtcagatACTtgtcctcgtcttcatcgccggGCTCCACAGGGTCGGGATGCAGATTCGAGCACGCTGACACAGCAGCGTATAGCATCTGTGTCGGTGTCTCTGTCGGCGCGTCGTTGAGGTCGGGCGTTGCGGGCTCAGAGGCTGTCGGTTCCGCTGTTGTGGTGCTCTCGCCCACGGCGCCGAGCTCGCTTGGTGGCACGACTGTCAGCGTGATGCAttgctcttcatcatcttcgtcgctggGCGCAGCGTCCGGCGTCGCGATCTGCATGTATAGTCCTTGTACCTCGGTGTCTTCAGCGCCGGGTACACGCAGACGCTGGATTGCGTGtaaggagatggaggggtATGGGATTGCGACGCcggccgaggcggagggtgaGAAGAGTAGGAATTTCCTGGAATTGACCAGTATGTAAGCTTAATCCGGCCACAAAAGTTTTTCAAAAAGAGCAAAAATATGCAGCTCAGTCTGCACAGTATGTAGAAAAGACTCACTCGGACGAAACCCAGGCATCCACCCCCTCAATAGCAATTTCTCTcccctcgccctcatcctGATGGTCCTGCGCCGATCCATTGGCCGAGGCAGCGGCGCTCTCACCGCGCAGCGCATTCAGCACGGGCGTGGCAAGGAGGTCGCGCTCGAGAATGACAACTTTGCATCGCTGACTGTGGTGGTGTAGCACTGGCGGGCCGGAGTAGAAGGAGCTCGGCGTTCGCGACTGGTGCTCGGCGAGGGGCACGAAGGAGGATAGTTCTGGGGCGGTGCGGAGGGTTTCCATGACGCGATTGCGGCGCAGTTGGTCGGGCCACTGGAatttgtttcttttttcctcTTTGTGGGGGTTCGGGTTTGTTGTGGTTGAAGCAAATAGAAGGAAAAGGTGTGGTGGATGATTTGGGTGAGGTCGAAGCTGGCGGTGGGGCTTTTCCGCTTTGAGCTGGATTTACTGTTGCGGTTAACAGGAAGCTCCACTACGTAGGTGGTATAGACGGGACAATATGATAGTTGGATTGTCTTGGGTATTTTAAAGTAGAAACTAGATTTTGAAGGTGTCTACAAAGAGGTATAGTTTAGATGCTCTAGCGATATATATTTCTCCCATTCAAAACCCCCTTGATACTGAGGTAAAGTTCACATAGCATGTACAATATTCGATTGCGACAAAGTTGAATTGCAGTCATATGTTTAGCTCATTGACATCAAGTCATAAATATAGGAGTCGGCATAGGAACTCTAGTTCGGATCGAAGACATGCGCCCGGTAGAGGTTCCGAGAGCCTTCACAATAATACAGAGCTGACGAGGGCGCGTTCTTTGTGCTTTAGTGTTGCCAGGGTATGAGCGCTGCTAGACTATGAGGCTGCACAAATAGATAGAGCGCCGTGCCGTGGACATGAGGCGCAGTCGGCCTGGCGCATTGTCTAGCAGAGGAGCCTTACTCCACGAAATGGCTAGCTGACCTCGGGGTCTAGCATATTCCGGTGCCAACCGCCGTTCTGTTTGGGCGTGTTTTCAAAAGGGCTTTTTCAATCTGGATGGTGCCACCAGGTATACCATCCAAGCAGCTCGGGCTCATTTCACACCCAGCCCCCCGAATGCCCGATCCAgctcctctccctcatcccTCGGGACCATAGTCGGCAGACTGGGTGCGCCTTGATCCGCAGAAGTGCTGTCCAGCAAACTCGGTCCCGAACTACCCTGTGGGCCGGGGGACATCGTTGTCCTGCTAGGCTGCAGCAACTTCTCTTCGCGATCTAGCCACCCGGGCGCAACACGCCGCTTCTCTGCCAGCTCTCGTTCCTGCATGGATTCCTTCCATGCCTTGATGGCCTCTTTGGCGTCACTgcggttcttcttcaggtgCTGCTCGAGGGATTGGCaggcggccatgatctcGTCCGGGTGCGCTGCGTGTTCGCCGCTGGTGGAGATGACATAGCGTGCTTTGGCATCCgggttgttggggtcgaCGGTCACTGATGGGGGCAGGGTTGACGAGACGGATTTGTAGGTGTAAGGTAATGTCACGGAGGTGGGGAGGTTGATGAAGGGGGAGACGGTCAGAGGGACCTGGGCCAGCAGGGGATGGGGACCTGATTGGTTGAGTCAGTGGGAGGAAAAGGGCATCGAGAGAAACCAACGAAAACTTACGGTAGGATTCATACATGGCAAGGACAGTGAGTGTGAGAGAAACAGAGAGGAGTGGGAGTTGGGATTGAAGAGGGTCACGAGGGGAGATGGTTCGTTCACGTGCTCGGCAGATCTATAAACCAACATTGAAAATACAATTTGGGGTTCGCGATATATTCAGATTTGATATTGTTATTGTATACATTGATTGAATACACCAAGGAAGACATCAGGATGGCTGGCACTCCGGAGGCACCTGTCAAGCACCGGTTCGAACTCCATTCCGAGCTCCATGCTGGCGAAGCAAGGCGATTTCATGCTTGAGAATGACCCGAGTCTCCTTGTTTTTAACCATATCCAAAGGAGTCCTCCCATCCACTAGCGCGGCATTCACATCAATCCCATTTTCAATAAATATTTCCACAAACCCGTGCACAAAACCACAATGGCCGTTCTTGAGCGTGAGATGTAGGGCATTGATCCCTTTCGGGGTTTTGGCATTCACGTCGGCTCCACGGTCCAGGAGCAGTTTTACAATATCCTTCCGTTCGTGCTCATAAAAGTCCTCCGGCATGTTTTCAGGACAAGTAGCATAGAGCAATGGGGTCATGCCCTCGTAATTCGCGTGGTTCACATCTGCGccgtggtcgaggagcaTTGTCATGATCTCCAGATTAACTTCATCTTCTTTGGAGCTCAGACCGACCAAATTCAGGAGGTTGTTTCCCGTATCATCGTCCACAATAGTCGCATCGGCTCCGTGGGCAAGGAGAAGTCTGACGGTAGGCAGTATTTTCTCCTCAACTGCTATTCTCAAGGGCGTTTGCCCTTCACTGTTCCGGGCATTGACATCGGCACCATGCTCAAGGAGTACTTTCGTGCAGTCCCTGTAATCCAAGGCACTCAAATGCAGTGGAGTATCGCCTGTATCATTCTGAGCATTGACATCAGCACCACGCTCAAGGAGCATTTTCACCACTTTCACGCCATCGTCGTGGGCCACTAAAGCACTCAAATGCAGTGGAGTTTCATCTGACTGGGTTACGGCATGCACATCTGCTCCATGCTCGAGCAACAATCGGGAGATGCTTTCACTGTAAACAGTATTATGGAGCGGGGTCATATCCGATCTGCCGCCGGGCAGATTACAATCGGCTCCATGCTCGAGAAGAAGTCAGACAAACGGGACTGAGATGACCGTCCCCCGCTCCTGTGTAACATAATTCAGTGGCGTGTCCATCTCGCCGTGTTGGACATTGATATCAGTACCGTGCTGCAGGAGGAGCGAGAAGATTGGTTCCCATGTTGGTGTTGAAAGCCTCGATGGGAGAGACAGGCAATGTAATGGAGACAGCCATCGCGCATGCCTCGAGTCCGTTATTTCATCGCCAGGGAAGTCACACGAAGCTCCATTCTCAAGCAACAGTTTCACA
Encoded proteins:
- a CDS encoding uncharacterized protein (ID:PFLUO_005665-T1.cds;~source:funannotate); amino-acid sequence: MFLDLPNELILLIAEETAIWGDGDLFALLRTNRALHDLLLPFLYALNADEGGDALLWCAEYGFEKGVQRLLSLDVNPDLLDIPWSIDEDSLRLRDNKKAALHLASLYGHEGVVNTLLKHGAEVNLLDERSLTPLSYAVLHGHITIVKLLLENGASCDFPGDEITDSRHARWLSPLHCLSLPSRLSTPTWEPIFSLLLQHGTDINVQHGEMDTPLNYVTQERGTVISVPESISRLLLEHGADVHAVTQSDETPLHLSALVAHDDGVKVVKMLLERGADVNAQNDTGDTPLHLSALDYRDCTKVLLEHGADVNARNSEGQTPLRIAVEEKILPTVRLLLAHGADATIVDDDTGNNLLNLVGLSSKEDEVNLEIMTMLLDHGADVNHANYEGMTPLLYATCPENMPEDFYEHERKDIVKLLLDRGADVNAKTPKGINALHLTLKNGHCGFVHGFVEIFIENGIDVNAALVDGRTPLDMVKNKETRVILKHEIALLRQHGARNGVRTGA